One Phyllobacterium sp. T1293 DNA window includes the following coding sequences:
- a CDS encoding helix-turn-helix transcriptional regulator, with product MDHSTTSQMTYIANAVTAVGSAEFPEMLGNLCLSVFNFDSIFISVFSQDLPPRQLYSNLDAEATRRTVGPYLSHAYLLDPFYGLFKSDIGNRVVSLEECAPDDFKTTEYYKIFYSEIGLRDEVTIFVGAGNGTSIALSLGQRYSDVHCPPEATAQLDALLPVIAALCHKHWPNLDVPGNQAFPDMGLVFDRFGTTRLSTREAEIVRLMLKGHSTKSIARLLGNSPETIKVHRKRIYAKLKISSQGELFCKFIGAQAAAPTEAEAATMTLS from the coding sequence ATGGACCATTCCACGACCAGCCAGATGACCTATATAGCCAATGCAGTGACAGCGGTTGGCAGCGCAGAATTTCCAGAGATGCTTGGCAATCTATGTCTGAGCGTGTTCAATTTTGACAGCATTTTTATTTCGGTATTCTCCCAAGATTTGCCGCCACGTCAGCTCTATTCCAATCTGGATGCCGAAGCGACGCGGCGCACAGTTGGTCCTTATCTGAGCCACGCCTATTTGCTTGACCCGTTTTATGGACTCTTCAAGTCCGATATCGGCAATCGTGTCGTCAGCCTTGAGGAGTGTGCGCCGGATGATTTTAAAACAACCGAGTATTACAAAATCTTTTATTCAGAGATTGGCCTGCGTGATGAAGTGACCATTTTTGTTGGTGCCGGAAACGGCACCAGCATTGCTCTGTCCCTTGGGCAGCGCTACTCCGACGTGCATTGTCCTCCAGAGGCAACTGCGCAACTGGATGCATTGTTGCCCGTCATCGCGGCACTGTGCCACAAACATTGGCCCAATCTCGATGTTCCTGGCAATCAGGCTTTTCCCGATATGGGACTGGTGTTTGACCGCTTTGGCACCACGAGGTTGAGTACCCGTGAAGCTGAGATCGTTCGATTGATGCTGAAAGGGCATTCAACAAAATCCATTGCCCGTTTGCTCGGCAACAGCCCGGAAACGATCAAGGTTCATCGCAAACGCATTTACGCCAAACTGAAAATCTCCTCACAGGGTGAGTTGTTCTGCAAGTTTATTGGCGCACAGGCAGCAGCGCCAACAGAGGCGGAAGCGGCTACAATGACGCTTTCATAA
- a CDS encoding helix-turn-helix transcriptional regulator, whose translation MIEPTLAQVIELIGLIYQAAHNPEQWNPAVKTIREFLDSPSIPVTNHSIYKLASNAFSANPGHGYFPNYSNDLDRSQIAGNFSSNRGPENLSSGTNVFDISQYSRRDFGKTRVKSHNPHARSYDDRTTDNAMLIDITRNAKPDTCNYKDVEIFELLVPHFERASLINKQIKIANALRSTFSRLSFGMMLVTPDLRILEINDIAKAWLTTDETALTLRDGFLAAKPHILRPLRKLIAETCGYGVVGGTTGSAGRIVLERRSETGAGADCVLEVAPAFDASVAAGTNGYCATVVLKKIHMGNSEGLNEHIRAVFKLTPSEARLACLIASGLSLKDAAKMTNLKNSTARAYVERLFHKTGTHQQSQLVALLKNTAPALIRSELPD comes from the coding sequence ATGATAGAACCGACGCTTGCGCAGGTTATTGAACTGATTGGCCTGATTTATCAAGCTGCCCACAATCCTGAACAATGGAACCCAGCGGTCAAGACGATACGCGAATTTCTGGACAGCCCCAGCATACCCGTCACCAATCACTCCATATACAAGCTGGCAAGCAATGCCTTTTCAGCCAATCCGGGCCACGGCTATTTCCCGAATTACAGCAATGATCTCGACCGGTCTCAAATCGCCGGCAATTTTTCTTCCAACAGGGGCCCCGAGAACCTCTCCTCCGGCACGAACGTCTTTGATATCAGCCAATATAGCCGCCGCGACTTTGGCAAGACGCGGGTAAAATCGCACAATCCCCATGCTAGATCATATGATGACCGTACGACTGACAACGCGATGCTGATTGATATAACGCGCAATGCCAAACCTGACACATGCAACTACAAGGATGTTGAAATTTTTGAGTTGCTGGTTCCGCATTTCGAGCGGGCAAGCCTGATCAACAAGCAGATAAAGATCGCAAACGCATTGCGTTCTACATTTTCACGTCTGTCTTTCGGCATGATGCTGGTTACTCCAGATCTGCGCATTCTTGAAATCAATGATATTGCCAAAGCATGGCTCACAACCGATGAGACAGCCTTGACGCTACGAGATGGATTTCTTGCAGCCAAGCCCCACATTCTTCGGCCACTGCGAAAACTGATTGCCGAAACCTGTGGATACGGCGTGGTTGGCGGGACGACCGGTTCAGCAGGACGAATCGTATTGGAACGACGTTCAGAAACCGGGGCGGGAGCCGATTGTGTTCTGGAAGTTGCGCCAGCGTTCGATGCATCAGTCGCAGCAGGCACTAACGGATACTGCGCGACGGTCGTCCTGAAGAAGATACATATGGGGAATTCGGAAGGTCTGAACGAACATATCCGGGCTGTTTTCAAGCTGACCCCATCCGAAGCCAGATTGGCCTGTCTGATTGCGTCAGGTCTTTCTTTGAAAGACGCAGCAAAAATGACAAATCTGAAGAACTCCACGGCGCGCGCTTATGTGGAGCGGCTGTTTCACAAGACCGGCACGCATCAGCAAAGCCAATTGGTTGCGCTACTCAAGAATACCGCACCTGCTCTTATCAGGTCCGAGTTGCCGGACTAA
- a CDS encoding LysR family transcriptional regulator, giving the protein MLKVSGIIVHNAGMSRNLDIDLLRTFMAVADHGSMTAAANARYLTQSAVSQQIKRFEDMLGSTLFERNRRGLRLTPPGERLLTKARRILALNDDIWSEMTADALQGKVRLGLPYDLVSVITVPVLKAYAEAYPLVEVSLMCASSPELTTALDRREVDLVLLEEEVDSDQAEYSRVEQLVWIGARNGGAHLKTPLPVSMVAETCAFRPAVLSALGHQARPWRTVFENGNIEATMAMVRADLAITALLTSTVPADLRILTADDGLPDLPQFSIGLHIAKGSVTSPVSEMAKYIRAGLTG; this is encoded by the coding sequence ATGTTGAAGGTATCTGGCATTATCGTTCATAATGCTGGGATGTCGCGAAATCTGGATATTGACCTTCTCAGAACATTTATGGCGGTTGCCGATCACGGCAGCATGACGGCCGCCGCAAATGCACGTTACCTAACGCAGAGTGCTGTCAGTCAGCAGATCAAGCGGTTTGAGGACATGCTCGGATCGACCCTTTTTGAACGGAATCGCCGTGGTCTTCGACTGACACCCCCGGGTGAACGACTGCTTACCAAGGCACGGCGTATTCTGGCGCTCAATGATGATATCTGGTCGGAGATGACAGCGGATGCTCTGCAAGGCAAAGTCAGGCTTGGTTTGCCCTACGATCTTGTCAGCGTCATCACCGTGCCGGTTCTGAAAGCTTATGCCGAAGCTTATCCGCTCGTTGAAGTGTCTTTGATGTGCGCGTCTTCACCGGAGTTAACGACGGCGCTGGACAGGCGGGAGGTCGATCTTGTCCTGCTCGAAGAGGAAGTCGATTCAGATCAGGCTGAATACTCGCGTGTGGAGCAGCTTGTCTGGATCGGTGCCAGAAATGGCGGAGCGCATTTGAAGACGCCCCTGCCTGTATCGATGGTCGCTGAAACCTGTGCGTTCCGCCCCGCGGTTCTTTCTGCACTCGGGCATCAGGCGCGACCGTGGAGAACAGTTTTCGAGAACGGCAATATTGAGGCCACCATGGCCATGGTGCGGGCTGACCTTGCTATCACGGCATTGTTGACCAGTACGGTTCCAGCTGATCTTCGCATATTGACAGCCGATGACGGCCTTCCTGATCTGCCGCAGTTTTCTATCGGTCTGCATATAGCGAAAGGCAGTGTAACGTCGCCCGTATCAGAAATGGCGAAGTATATTCGCGCTGGCTTGACGGGTTGA
- a CDS encoding pyrroline-5-carboxylate reductase yields the protein MKLGFVGSGAITEAVITGLMKSRSDISAIVVSPRSAHIASRLAAKFPVVRVGMDNQDVVDSAEIVFLAVRPQIAEEVIAELRFREHMQVVSFIAAVQIEALANWIKVPVTITRTIPLPFVAELQGATAIYPPNELIADLFSPLGTAVQARDLKQYNLFGAASALMATYFGLLETSARWLEAEGMSYDQASSYLRQLFGGLSHVTGASQAQSFEEMASEFSTKGGLNEQVFTEFTGNGGTKALTLALESVLRRIEQG from the coding sequence ATGAAGTTAGGTTTTGTAGGGTCTGGTGCGATCACCGAGGCAGTTATCACTGGCCTGATGAAATCAAGGTCGGATATCAGTGCTATCGTGGTTTCGCCGCGCAGTGCGCATATCGCATCCCGGCTGGCAGCCAAATTTCCCGTCGTACGCGTGGGAATGGATAATCAGGATGTGGTTGACAGCGCCGAGATCGTGTTTCTTGCAGTACGACCGCAAATTGCTGAAGAAGTGATAGCCGAGCTTAGATTTCGCGAACACATGCAGGTCGTGAGCTTTATTGCTGCTGTCCAAATCGAGGCACTTGCCAACTGGATCAAGGTACCAGTCACGATCACCCGGACAATCCCTCTGCCATTCGTGGCTGAGTTACAGGGCGCGACAGCAATCTATCCGCCCAACGAGCTGATCGCGGACTTGTTTTCCCCGCTTGGGACCGCAGTTCAAGCAAGAGACCTCAAGCAGTACAATCTTTTTGGTGCAGCGAGTGCGCTGATGGCCACGTATTTTGGGTTGCTGGAAACAAGCGCCCGTTGGCTTGAAGCGGAAGGAATGTCCTATGATCAGGCGAGCAGCTATTTAAGACAGTTGTTTGGTGGGCTGTCCCATGTAACGGGCGCATCGCAGGCGCAATCATTCGAGGAAATGGCGTCTGAGTTTTCGACAAAGGGTGGGCTGAACGAGCAGGTATTCACTGAATTTACCGGCAATGGTGGAACGAAGGCTCTGACACTCGCTCTTGAATCCGTACTCAGGCGTATTGAACAGGGGTGA
- a CDS encoding LysR family transcriptional regulator: MNTRFLEAFVWVARLGSFRSAADRLNMTQSAISSRIASLESEFGKRLFDREVREVRITTAGRMLLDYAERILDLSREMNGALAPGAKLTGTVRIGAVETILYTWLIPFLERVRQAHGELEIELTAEPTIRLHEQLRRGQLDIALQTNAILGDGILNQRMGTMPMAWIGRPEDDWGDGSPLPIARFVQRPAITMSRGSQPHDALLQACRDAGIQPKRVHCVSSLAAISRLVSAGFGAALVPLAPFRDELSAGRLVVIPCATRMVQLHLMASLMTDPSSQTVEVIGAMARQEAAQYALSVGPDFAIPGPEEAR; encoded by the coding sequence ATGAACACGCGATTTCTGGAAGCATTCGTGTGGGTGGCGCGACTGGGCAGTTTCCGCAGTGCAGCTGACCGGCTCAATATGACACAAAGCGCCATTTCCAGCCGTATCGCCTCACTCGAAAGCGAGTTCGGGAAACGTCTGTTCGACCGTGAAGTGCGCGAAGTTCGTATTACAACCGCAGGGCGCATGTTGCTCGACTATGCAGAGCGCATCTTGGATCTTTCCCGTGAGATGAATGGGGCATTGGCGCCCGGCGCCAAGCTAACCGGCACTGTTCGCATCGGTGCTGTCGAAACCATTCTCTACACTTGGCTCATTCCGTTTCTGGAGCGTGTACGTCAGGCGCATGGGGAACTGGAAATCGAACTGACTGCGGAGCCGACGATCCGGCTGCACGAACAGTTGCGGCGAGGGCAGCTCGATATCGCCTTGCAGACCAATGCCATTCTGGGTGACGGAATTCTCAACCAGCGGATGGGAACGATGCCGATGGCGTGGATCGGCAGGCCTGAAGATGATTGGGGCGACGGCAGTCCATTGCCGATTGCGCGATTTGTCCAGCGGCCAGCCATAACAATGTCGCGGGGATCGCAGCCTCACGACGCACTTTTGCAGGCTTGCCGGGATGCGGGGATTCAACCCAAACGCGTGCATTGCGTAAGCTCACTTGCCGCAATATCGCGTTTGGTGAGTGCAGGTTTTGGCGCGGCACTTGTGCCTTTGGCGCCTTTCCGTGACGAACTGTCTGCAGGTCGATTGGTTGTTATCCCATGTGCCACCCGGATGGTTCAGCTGCATCTTATGGCCAGCCTTATGACAGACCCGAGTAGCCAGACAGTCGAGGTTATTGGGGCCATGGCGCGGCAAGAGGCTGCGCAGTATGCGCTCAGTGTAGGCCCTGACTTCGCTATCCCCGGACCCGAGGAGGCCAGATAA
- a CDS encoding DUF4286 family protein, whose translation MTGQNTATQEEAVPAPSGMLFVWSDVDPSAEDDYNRWYDREHVEERVRIPGFSSGTRYQIIGAGRRYLGLYRTTSLDVFASPTYEKAFTRQTPWSVTNLGRMIDPMRRVCSVTAETGFGTGAYLAVLRLDRLPNEKEMAAFRGAGALVQELPGVISTSLLIPDTIKSTPLPNEVRDGRVLDPILLIEASSEKVAREAASKASNFISPDASLQTAFLELLWQLQASDLSSHVSDTQTVAA comes from the coding sequence ATGACAGGACAGAACACTGCAACGCAGGAAGAGGCAGTTCCAGCACCGTCGGGTATGCTGTTTGTCTGGTCTGATGTCGACCCTTCGGCCGAAGATGATTATAATCGATGGTATGACCGGGAGCATGTGGAAGAACGTGTGCGCATTCCCGGTTTCAGTTCCGGCACACGGTATCAGATCATTGGTGCGGGTCGCCGTTACCTTGGTCTCTACAGAACAACCTCCCTCGATGTTTTCGCCAGTCCCACCTACGAGAAAGCCTTCACACGTCAGACCCCATGGTCTGTAACCAATCTGGGCCGGATGATTGATCCGATGCGCCGCGTCTGTTCTGTGACTGCCGAGACAGGATTTGGAACCGGAGCATATCTGGCGGTTCTGCGGCTTGATCGATTGCCAAACGAAAAAGAAATGGCGGCGTTTCGTGGAGCAGGGGCATTGGTTCAGGAATTGCCGGGTGTTATTTCAACATCGCTCCTTATTCCGGACACGATCAAATCCACGCCATTGCCCAATGAAGTCAGAGATGGACGTGTTCTCGATCCCATACTGTTGATTGAGGCCAGCAGCGAAAAAGTGGCCCGCGAAGCTGCTTCCAAGGCGAGCAATTTCATCTCGCCCGATGCGTCCTTACAAACGGCATTCCTTGAGTTGCTGTGGCAACTGCAGGCATCTGACCTGTCGTCACATGTGAGCGACACGCAGACCGTCGCTGCCTAA
- a CDS encoding MFS transporter, translated as MQTASTVDHIQAPGHSQNQTKRLATASMVGTTLEWYDFTIYNTMAALVFSHLFFPNFDPLAGTILAFSTYAVGYVSRPLGGIIFGHLGDKLGRRAVLVATLIAMGLTTALMGLLPTYASIGALAPLLLVALRFLQGVALGGEWAGAVLLSVEHGRQDRRGLNASWTQVGPSFGTLLGTGLIAAITATMSDEAFLAWGWRIPFIVSLALVTFGLWVRSGVGESPMFKSLEESAAKAKAPIKEVLSLHWRRLLLAGGSRIGSDVLYGLIVVFTLTYVTTVLHLPRSTALVAVLIGTACNAVAVPFFGALSDRWGRRTVYGLGTAGAIVWAFVFFMLLDTAQPLMIVLAVVVGLLLHAAMYGPQASFVIEQFPTRVRYSGSSLAYTFAGIVGGGFAPLIIAALFQNYNHTVAISLYVAGALCVTGLALLFARETAHRPLED; from the coding sequence ATGCAAACTGCAAGCACTGTCGACCACATCCAAGCACCCGGTCATTCACAAAATCAAACCAAACGGCTGGCCACAGCCAGTATGGTGGGTACCACGCTCGAGTGGTATGATTTCACCATTTATAATACTATGGCGGCGCTGGTATTCAGCCACCTGTTCTTTCCCAATTTTGACCCTTTGGCGGGAACCATCCTCGCCTTTTCAACCTATGCCGTTGGCTATGTGTCGAGGCCTTTGGGCGGCATTATATTTGGTCATCTTGGCGATAAGCTAGGCCGCCGTGCGGTGCTGGTGGCAACATTGATCGCAATGGGCCTGACAACCGCTTTGATGGGTCTGCTTCCAACCTATGCATCAATTGGAGCACTTGCGCCGCTACTTCTGGTCGCTCTCCGTTTCCTGCAGGGCGTCGCTCTCGGCGGCGAATGGGCAGGGGCTGTTCTGCTCTCGGTGGAGCATGGCAGGCAAGATCGACGGGGACTCAATGCATCATGGACTCAGGTAGGCCCGTCATTTGGGACATTGCTTGGTACAGGTTTGATTGCAGCGATTACCGCGACGATGTCTGACGAGGCATTTCTGGCTTGGGGTTGGCGCATTCCTTTCATCGTCAGTCTTGCTCTGGTCACGTTCGGCCTTTGGGTAAGGAGTGGGGTAGGTGAGTCTCCGATGTTCAAAAGCCTTGAGGAGTCGGCTGCCAAAGCAAAAGCACCCATCAAGGAAGTTCTGAGCCTTCACTGGCGTCGCCTGCTTCTTGCTGGCGGCTCGCGCATCGGATCTGATGTTCTGTATGGGTTGATCGTTGTTTTTACACTGACTTACGTGACGACCGTATTGCATCTGCCGCGTTCCACGGCCCTTGTTGCCGTGCTCATCGGCACCGCCTGTAACGCTGTTGCCGTGCCGTTCTTTGGAGCCTTGTCGGACCGTTGGGGACGGCGCACGGTTTATGGTCTTGGTACAGCGGGTGCTATCGTTTGGGCATTTGTGTTCTTTATGCTTCTCGACACGGCACAGCCGCTGATGATCGTTTTAGCTGTTGTCGTCGGATTACTTCTGCATGCCGCCATGTATGGGCCACAGGCTTCCTTCGTGATTGAGCAATTTCCGACGCGGGTTCGCTACAGTGGTTCATCCCTCGCCTATACATTTGCGGGGATTGTCGGCGGTGGTTTTGCGCCCTTGATCATCGCGGCGCTGTTCCAGAATTATAACCACACCGTCGCAATCTCTCTCTACGTGGCTGGCGCTTTGTGCGTGACGGGTCTGGCCCTGTTGTTTGCCCGTGAAACAGCACACAGGCCACTTGAAGACTAA
- a CDS encoding DUF2848 domain-containing protein, whose amino-acid sequence MHVLSFVLPDGQELRAPINSLVIAGWAGRNLAAVEHHIEELAVLGVPRPSTVPLYYRVAADQLTTSSEVEVLGPESSGEAEIMILSFEGELFVGLGSDHTDRKVETYSVAVSKQLCTKPVARALWRFEEVEKHWDELQLRSWITVSGERVIYQEGSVASLLNPRELIRRHTENAALASGTAMFCGTLAAIGGIRSSDRFEMELNDPVLKRTIRHAYDAQVLPMVA is encoded by the coding sequence ATGCATGTCCTTTCCTTTGTACTACCTGACGGCCAAGAGTTGCGTGCTCCGATCAACTCTCTCGTCATTGCGGGCTGGGCGGGACGCAATCTTGCGGCCGTCGAGCACCATATCGAAGAACTCGCAGTGCTGGGCGTTCCCCGGCCCAGCACTGTGCCGCTCTATTATCGTGTCGCGGCAGATCAGTTGACGACCTCCTCTGAAGTTGAGGTCCTCGGGCCTGAAAGTTCGGGGGAGGCCGAGATCATGATTTTATCGTTTGAGGGAGAACTCTTCGTTGGTCTTGGATCAGACCATACGGATCGCAAGGTGGAAACTTATTCCGTCGCAGTCTCGAAACAACTTTGTACCAAGCCTGTGGCACGCGCGTTGTGGCGATTTGAAGAGGTGGAAAAGCACTGGGACGAATTGCAGCTTCGATCATGGATTACGGTTTCTGGTGAACGCGTTATCTATCAGGAAGGTAGCGTGGCATCGCTGTTAAATCCTCGGGAATTGATCCGCCGTCATACCGAGAACGCAGCTCTAGCATCCGGGACAGCGATGTTTTGCGGCACCTTGGCAGCGATCGGGGGAATAAGGTCATCAGATCGGTTTGAAATGGAGCTGAATGACCCCGTGTTGAAGCGGACAATCAGGCATGCATACGATGCACAAGTCTTGCCTATGGTCGCTTGA
- a CDS encoding amidase, protein MHDRSITDLSRSLSEGKTTSRQLVDDALAAINDPNGEGKPSFIKVHAEKAKLAADAIDAKRKQGHKLPVLAGIPISVKDLFDEAGETTLGGSTVLIGQPAATKDSIVVQRLREAGAIIIGRTNTVEFAYTGLGINPHYGTPKNVFDRATGRIPGGSTSGGAISVADGMAAGAIGTDTGGSLRIPAALNGLVGFKPTQRRVTLDGVMPLSTSFDSAGPIGWTVEDCILLDSVIADQKLAAPKSLALKDLRFAVPKVYFQNDLSPEVANAFHAALSKLSAAGAEIVELPMAEFEMTPTINPKGMITASEAYAWHRKFLKDGADKYDPRVLARIKTGETILAADYVDLQTLRRQFIRNVNAAAAGYDAMLMPTTPDVAPPIADVIKDDETYYRINGRMLRNPSAVNIFDGCALSVPCHEAGNAPVGLMIAGVQNQDQHILAVGRSIESVVGPSRGR, encoded by the coding sequence ATGCACGATCGATCGATTACGGACCTTTCACGCAGCCTTTCAGAGGGCAAAACCACAAGCCGGCAATTGGTTGATGATGCGTTGGCCGCGATCAATGACCCTAACGGTGAAGGCAAGCCTTCATTCATCAAGGTTCATGCTGAGAAAGCGAAGCTGGCGGCTGACGCAATCGATGCAAAGCGCAAGCAAGGTCACAAGCTGCCAGTTCTTGCCGGCATCCCTATATCCGTGAAGGACTTGTTTGACGAAGCTGGAGAAACGACACTTGGCGGATCAACGGTGTTGATTGGTCAGCCCGCTGCGACGAAGGATTCCATTGTTGTCCAGCGTTTGAGAGAGGCGGGAGCCATTATAATTGGCCGCACCAATACGGTCGAATTTGCCTACACAGGTCTTGGCATCAATCCACATTACGGCACTCCCAAAAATGTCTTCGATCGTGCGACGGGACGCATTCCCGGTGGTTCGACCTCAGGCGGTGCCATTTCCGTAGCGGACGGAATGGCGGCAGGTGCGATTGGTACGGATACAGGTGGATCACTGCGCATCCCCGCCGCTCTCAATGGCCTTGTCGGCTTCAAGCCGACACAGCGGCGGGTAACGCTCGATGGCGTCATGCCACTTTCAACGTCTTTTGACTCCGCCGGTCCAATTGGATGGACCGTGGAAGATTGCATCCTGTTGGACAGCGTCATCGCGGATCAAAAACTGGCGGCCCCAAAAAGTCTGGCTTTGAAAGATTTGCGGTTTGCTGTGCCGAAGGTTTATTTTCAGAATGACCTTTCGCCGGAAGTGGCAAATGCTTTTCATGCAGCGCTATCGAAATTGTCAGCCGCAGGCGCAGAAATCGTCGAGCTGCCGATGGCCGAATTTGAGATGACACCCACAATCAATCCCAAGGGAATGATAACGGCCTCGGAAGCCTATGCCTGGCATCGCAAATTCCTGAAGGATGGAGCAGACAAGTACGACCCGCGCGTTCTTGCGCGGATCAAGACTGGTGAAACCATACTGGCCGCCGATTATGTTGATCTGCAGACACTCAGGCGCCAGTTCATACGCAATGTTAATGCGGCAGCGGCGGGTTATGACGCCATGCTGATGCCGACAACGCCTGATGTGGCGCCGCCCATCGCTGACGTCATCAAGGACGACGAGACCTATTACCGGATCAATGGGCGCATGCTGCGCAATCCATCCGCAGTTAACATCTTCGACGGTTGCGCCTTGTCGGTCCCATGTCATGAGGCTGGAAACGCACCGGTTGGACTTATGATCGCTGGAGTTCAGAATCAGGACCAGCATATCTTGGCTGTCGGACGATCAATTGAATCCGTAGTCGGGCCTTCCCGTGGGCGGTAA
- a CDS encoding DMT family transporter: protein MILTYAAFILLGLIWGSNFIYMKWAAVLISPEQIVFLRVFFGFLPLAFTAWHKGMIDRSQLRHLPHFFVMAVAATAFYYFAIVKGTQLLPSGIAGVLGGSIALFTSISSLLFLQTEKFNRLMAIGVVLGFVGIVLITRPWEGENNPVNLVGVIWMLSGAIVLGLSYVYVRRFLSPLSLQPLALVTWQMGLALIVLLPLTDFSGIGRILENSHAAIGLVVGLGVLGTGTAFLLYYFLLEKLGAIASSGSTYITPVVALLIGWIAGEKVGWLELAAVILILTGIAMLQIGRQQAAHQIIPSQKP, encoded by the coding sequence ATGATACTTACCTATGCTGCGTTCATATTGCTTGGACTAATCTGGGGTTCCAATTTCATCTATATGAAATGGGCGGCTGTCCTTATCAGCCCTGAACAGATCGTCTTTTTGCGGGTATTTTTCGGCTTTCTGCCACTGGCATTCACGGCTTGGCATAAAGGTATGATCGATCGCAGTCAGTTGCGTCATCTGCCGCATTTTTTCGTCATGGCTGTTGCGGCAACCGCTTTTTACTACTTTGCAATTGTGAAAGGTACACAGTTGCTCCCCTCGGGCATCGCTGGCGTGCTGGGTGGGTCGATAGCCTTGTTCACTTCGATCTCTTCGCTCCTGTTTCTGCAAACTGAGAAATTCAACAGATTGATGGCGATAGGGGTTGTCTTAGGCTTTGTCGGCATTGTTCTGATTACAAGACCCTGGGAGGGAGAAAACAACCCCGTCAATCTGGTAGGTGTTATATGGATGCTGTCAGGTGCGATCGTCCTTGGACTGTCGTATGTTTACGTCCGCCGCTTTCTGTCACCCCTCAGCTTGCAGCCTCTGGCGCTTGTCACCTGGCAAATGGGATTGGCCTTGATTGTCCTACTCCCGCTGACTGATTTCTCCGGGATCGGGCGGATACTAGAGAATTCTCATGCGGCCATCGGCCTAGTGGTTGGACTTGGCGTTTTGGGCACCGGAACTGCCTTTCTGCTTTATTATTTCTTGCTGGAAAAACTCGGTGCTATTGCGTCGTCAGGCTCGACCTATATCACACCGGTTGTCGCGTTGCTCATCGGCTGGATCGCCGGTGAGAAAGTGGGCTGGCTGGAATTGGCAGCTGTTATCCTTATTCTCACCGGTATCGCGATGTTGCAGATTGGACGACAACAAGCGGCTCACCAGATAATACCATCTCAAAAACCGTGA
- a CDS encoding GlxA family transcriptional regulator has protein sequence MRERWITGPGRPNGEALQLSVGFILARHFTLNAFANFIDVLRLAADEGDRSRPIRCAWSVLSNTMHPVASSSGVMVEPNERLGDPGKFDYIAVIGGLIDEIPNLNSEYLRYLQRAAAAKIPLIGVCTGAFVLHHAGLMDGYRCCVSWFHHADFLEQFDGLRPVSNQIFIVDRDRLTCPGGASAAHLAAFLVEKHIGKAPATKSLHIMMINEAEVEESPQPSPTLDFNTSDPFVRKALLLLQQSLDAPISVSQIATHLGISKRRLERHFKRVLGTSPQAAFIDMRLSLARQLIENTDKSFTTIAVECGFSDSSHFSRMFRRRFASTPRECRKSALKPTNP, from the coding sequence ATGCGTGAGCGCTGGATAACAGGGCCGGGCCGCCCAAATGGGGAGGCTTTGCAACTGTCAGTTGGTTTCATTTTAGCGCGGCACTTCACGCTAAATGCTTTTGCCAATTTCATTGACGTTTTGCGACTGGCGGCCGACGAAGGCGATCGCAGCCGGCCAATTCGTTGCGCGTGGAGTGTGTTGTCCAATACGATGCACCCGGTGGCTTCGAGCAGTGGTGTGATGGTTGAACCGAATGAGCGGCTCGGCGATCCTGGCAAGTTTGACTATATCGCGGTGATAGGCGGACTGATTGACGAGATACCCAATCTAAATTCAGAATATTTGCGATATCTCCAACGGGCGGCTGCGGCAAAAATACCACTCATCGGTGTTTGTACCGGTGCCTTCGTTCTACATCATGCCGGGCTGATGGATGGTTATCGCTGTTGCGTCAGCTGGTTTCATCACGCCGATTTCCTGGAGCAATTTGACGGTCTCCGGCCGGTGTCCAATCAGATATTCATTGTCGACCGGGACCGACTTACCTGCCCCGGTGGGGCAAGTGCCGCGCATTTGGCCGCATTCCTGGTGGAAAAGCATATCGGCAAGGCACCAGCAACCAAAAGCCTGCACATCATGATGATCAACGAAGCTGAGGTGGAAGAATCGCCACAGCCAAGTCCTACGCTTGATTTCAACACCAGCGATCCCTTTGTAAGGAAAGCACTTTTGTTGCTACAGCAAAGCTTGGATGCGCCGATCTCTGTTAGCCAGATTGCCACGCATCTGGGCATCAGCAAGCGCCGCCTCGAACGGCATTTTAAACGGGTACTCGGGACATCTCCGCAGGCGGCCTTCATAGACATGCGATTGTCGCTGGCGCGTCAACTGATTGAAAATACCGATAAATCATTCACCACCATTGCGGTTGAATGCGGCTTCTCCGACTCGTCGCATTTCAGCCGGATGTTCCGCCGCCGCTTCGCGAGTACTCCGCGTGAGTGTCGCAAGTCGGCACTGAAACCGACAAACCCATAG